A part of Acaryochloris thomasi RCC1774 genomic DNA contains:
- a CDS encoding Nif11-like leader peptide family natural product precursor gives MAIDQLEAFLKKMQSEPALNNEVQAASTADDVARIALKLGFEFSGDELLRMSGMKVGRVTVTKIDTPGEYN, from the coding sequence ATGGCTATAGATCAACTCGAAGCATTTTTAAAGAAAATGCAGTCTGAACCTGCACTTAACAATGAGGTGCAAGCAGCATCAACTGCAGATGATGTTGCGCGAATAGCACTAAAGCTTGGTTTTGAATTTTCAGGTGATGAACTATTGAGAATGTCAGGTATGAAAGTTGGCAGGGTTACTGTTACAAAAATAGATACTCCTGGAGAGTACAACTAA